The Plodia interpunctella isolate USDA-ARS_2022_Savannah chromosome 8, ilPloInte3.2, whole genome shotgun sequence genome window below encodes:
- the LOC128672100 gene encoding uncharacterized protein LOC128672100 isoform X1 — MSGSEPWVSRKSLSKFCGRASYSGRTRRAGAGSGPLLALALLSLATHGLLNVAEASQVDRNTKLEDEEESDNAPFAVVVQHDNEVGSAWHCGGSLVSVRSALTSRWCARGRELWVLAAALLSAQHAYGHANNLRRRIARVVFANELGGLLPGEMDDASVVIVNDAWSGATLDIALLEMETPFGSRANVRPILMATASSDCAIPGQCHVAGVVSRGNKALLRIVDLDMVRGDICSDIARHWAAVREYVLCLSGNELCRSDRGAGVVCSGKLCGVMSRSARAGLELGSGCGDVHAAQSLPRWRRFVHCAHIAGSCVRDPECTELCMERQLLPEAAAPAENDTSRTASSSPHTDISRTEPVPASPSTEATKATSESDTTSADTEPPTTNTTYLERIDETTYETSQREKWLVQNPEAYKPPPTRSTKLPPSTAAPAPLSTGAATPVVPVAPRMEFDPSRADFKQAGEYGDNAVEYAGVGDDAAASKTGGSSRAPTAADATRDATSAPTRSRPPKSTRFVPPTAENQAAAAEFFPLSSPPVPAADIFERKFTLKEEPVHEEDILRESAHVQVAAQTSACTKSLNILHSPFCFILLLLIKTIY, encoded by the exons ATGTCGGGAAGCGAACCGTGGGTTTCAAGGAAATCATTGAGCAAATTCTGCGGCCGCGCATCGTACAGCGGCAGAACGAGACGCGCGGGCGCCGGCAGCGGTCCGCTGCTGGCGCTGGCGCTACTCTCGCTCGCCACTCATG GATTGTTGAATGTGGCGGAAGCATCGCAGGTGGATCGTAACACAAAACTTGAGGACGAGGAAGAAAGCGACAACGCTCCGTTTGCG GTGGTGGTGCAGCACGACAATGAAGTGGGGTCGGCGTGGCACTGCGGCGGGTCGCTAGTGTCGGTGCGCAGCGCCCTGACGTCGCGCTGGTGCGCGCGCGGACGCGAACTATGGGTGTTGGCGGCCGCTCTGCTTAGCGCGCAGCACGCGTATGGCCATGCGAACAACTTGCGGCGCCGCATCGCGCGCGTCGTCTTCGCCAACGAACTCGGCGGTCTGTTGCCG gGAGAGATGGACGACGCGTCTGTCGTGATAGTGAATGATGCGTGGAGTGGGGCGACGTTGGACATAGCTCTGCTGGAGATGGAAACTCCGTTTGGCAGTCGAGCGAACGTGCGGCCCATCCTGATGGCGACGGCGTCATCCGATTGCGCCATCCCCGGCCAGTGCCACGTGGCGGGCGTCGTGTCGCGCGGCAACAAGGCGCTGTTGCGCATCGTCGACCTGGACATGGTGCGCGGCGACATCTGCTCCGACATCGCCAGGCACTGGGCCGCCGTGCGCGAATATGTGCTCTGTCTCTCAGGCAATGAACTCTGCCGA AGTGATCGCGGGGCGGGCGTAGTGTGCAGCGGCAAGCTGTGTGGCGTCATGTCGCGGTCTGCGCGCGCGGGCTTGGAGCTGGGTTCGGGCTGCGGTGACGTGCACGCTGCGCAGAGTCTACCGCGCTGGCGGCGCTTCGTGCATTGCGCGCACATCGCCGGCTCCTGCGTCAG AGATCCGGAGTGTACGGAGTTGTGTATGGAACGGCAGCTTTTACCTGAAGCTGCGGCACCCGCCGAGAATGACACCTCCCGGACGGCGTCGTCATCGCCACACACGGACATCTCGCGCACTGAACCCGTGCCCGCGTCTCCGTCCACGGAAGCGACCAAGGCGACCTCTGAATCTGACACCACGAGTGCTGATACCGAGCCGCCTACTACTAATACTACTTACTTAGAAC GAATCGACGAAACAACGTACGAAACAAGTCAGCGTGAGAAATGGCTTGTACAAAATCCCGAGGCTTACAAGCCGCCGCCGACGCGCAGCACCAAGTTGCCGCCGTCGaccgccgcgcccgcgccaCTCTCCACCGGCGCCGCCACGCCCGTCGTGCCCGTGGCTCCGAGGATGGAGTTCGATCCTAGTCGAGCCGATTTTAAG CAGGCGGGCGAGTACGGCGACAATGCGGTGGAGTACGCGGGCGTGGGCGACGACGCGGCCGCCAGCAAGACGGGCGGCAGCAGCCGGGCGCCGACGGCGGCGGACGCGACGCGCGACGCGACCAGCGCGCCCACGCGCTCGCGCCCGCCCAAGTCGACGCGCTTCGTGCCGCCCACCGCCGAGAACCAAGCAGCAGCCGCAGAGTTCTTCCCCCTTTCTTCTCCTCCTGTACCGGCGGCTGACATCTTCGAGCGCAAATTTACTTTGAAGGAAGAACCGGTCCACGAGGAGGATATCCTACGTGAATCAGCTCATGTACAAGTTGCTGCGCAAACGTCAGCTTGCACCAAAAGTCTAAATATTCTACATTCacctttttgttttatacttttgttgttaataaaaacGATTTACTAA
- the LOC128672100 gene encoding uncharacterized protein LOC128672100 isoform X2, which translates to MSGSEPWVSRKSLSKFCGRASYSGRTRRAGAGSGPLLALALLSLATHGLLNVAEASQVDRNTKLEDEEESDNAPFAVVVQHDNEVGSAWHCGGSLVSVRSALTSRWCARGRELWVLAAALLSAQHAYGHANNLRRRIARVVFANELGGLLPGEMDDASVVIVNDAWSGATLDIALLEMETPFGSRANVRPILMATASSDCAIPGQCHVAGVVSRGNKALLRIVDLDMVRGDICSDIARHWAAVREYVLCLSGNELCRSDRGAGVVCSGKLCGVMSRSARAGLELGSGCGDVHAAQSLPRWRRFVHCAHIAGSCVRDPECTELCMERQLLPEAAAPAENDTSRTASSSPHTDISRTEPVPASPSTEATKATSESDTTSADTEPPTTNTTYLERIDETTYETSQREKWLVQNPEAYKPPPTRSTKLPPSTAAPAPLSTGAATPVVPVAPRMEFDPSRADFKAGEYGDNAVEYAGVGDDAAASKTGGSSRAPTAADATRDATSAPTRSRPPKSTRFVPPTAENQAAAAEFFPLSSPPVPAADIFERKFTLKEEPVHEEDILRESAHVQVAAQTSACTKSLNILHSPFCFILLLLIKTIY; encoded by the exons ATGTCGGGAAGCGAACCGTGGGTTTCAAGGAAATCATTGAGCAAATTCTGCGGCCGCGCATCGTACAGCGGCAGAACGAGACGCGCGGGCGCCGGCAGCGGTCCGCTGCTGGCGCTGGCGCTACTCTCGCTCGCCACTCATG GATTGTTGAATGTGGCGGAAGCATCGCAGGTGGATCGTAACACAAAACTTGAGGACGAGGAAGAAAGCGACAACGCTCCGTTTGCG GTGGTGGTGCAGCACGACAATGAAGTGGGGTCGGCGTGGCACTGCGGCGGGTCGCTAGTGTCGGTGCGCAGCGCCCTGACGTCGCGCTGGTGCGCGCGCGGACGCGAACTATGGGTGTTGGCGGCCGCTCTGCTTAGCGCGCAGCACGCGTATGGCCATGCGAACAACTTGCGGCGCCGCATCGCGCGCGTCGTCTTCGCCAACGAACTCGGCGGTCTGTTGCCG gGAGAGATGGACGACGCGTCTGTCGTGATAGTGAATGATGCGTGGAGTGGGGCGACGTTGGACATAGCTCTGCTGGAGATGGAAACTCCGTTTGGCAGTCGAGCGAACGTGCGGCCCATCCTGATGGCGACGGCGTCATCCGATTGCGCCATCCCCGGCCAGTGCCACGTGGCGGGCGTCGTGTCGCGCGGCAACAAGGCGCTGTTGCGCATCGTCGACCTGGACATGGTGCGCGGCGACATCTGCTCCGACATCGCCAGGCACTGGGCCGCCGTGCGCGAATATGTGCTCTGTCTCTCAGGCAATGAACTCTGCCGA AGTGATCGCGGGGCGGGCGTAGTGTGCAGCGGCAAGCTGTGTGGCGTCATGTCGCGGTCTGCGCGCGCGGGCTTGGAGCTGGGTTCGGGCTGCGGTGACGTGCACGCTGCGCAGAGTCTACCGCGCTGGCGGCGCTTCGTGCATTGCGCGCACATCGCCGGCTCCTGCGTCAG AGATCCGGAGTGTACGGAGTTGTGTATGGAACGGCAGCTTTTACCTGAAGCTGCGGCACCCGCCGAGAATGACACCTCCCGGACGGCGTCGTCATCGCCACACACGGACATCTCGCGCACTGAACCCGTGCCCGCGTCTCCGTCCACGGAAGCGACCAAGGCGACCTCTGAATCTGACACCACGAGTGCTGATACCGAGCCGCCTACTACTAATACTACTTACTTAGAAC GAATCGACGAAACAACGTACGAAACAAGTCAGCGTGAGAAATGGCTTGTACAAAATCCCGAGGCTTACAAGCCGCCGCCGACGCGCAGCACCAAGTTGCCGCCGTCGaccgccgcgcccgcgccaCTCTCCACCGGCGCCGCCACGCCCGTCGTGCCCGTGGCTCCGAGGATGGAGTTCGATCCTAGTCGAGCCGATTTTAAG GCGGGCGAGTACGGCGACAATGCGGTGGAGTACGCGGGCGTGGGCGACGACGCGGCCGCCAGCAAGACGGGCGGCAGCAGCCGGGCGCCGACGGCGGCGGACGCGACGCGCGACGCGACCAGCGCGCCCACGCGCTCGCGCCCGCCCAAGTCGACGCGCTTCGTGCCGCCCACCGCCGAGAACCAAGCAGCAGCCGCAGAGTTCTTCCCCCTTTCTTCTCCTCCTGTACCGGCGGCTGACATCTTCGAGCGCAAATTTACTTTGAAGGAAGAACCGGTCCACGAGGAGGATATCCTACGTGAATCAGCTCATGTACAAGTTGCTGCGCAAACGTCAGCTTGCACCAAAAGTCTAAATATTCTACATTCacctttttgttttatacttttgttgttaataaaaacGATTTACTAA